In Arthrobacter sp. MN05-02, the genomic stretch ACGCCCGGGGTGAGGAGGAGATGCTTGCCGCGGGCCAGGGCGTTGTTGATCGCCTGCACGGAGTCGCCGGGACGGGCGACGAAGAACTCGGACAGCGGGATGGTGCGTCCCGGCGTCAGGCCGTCTTTCCACGAAATGCCACGGGAGTTCGACTGGGCGGCGGGCACGCGGACGCTGTACGAGCCGGCGTTGTCCGCGAACAGGTACGGCTTTTCGCGGCTGACCGGCGTCCGGTCGACCGTGGTGTACGGGGGAGTGGGGAAGCCCTCGTCGGAGGGGGCGCCCTCGGTGCCGGAGAAGACCTGGTTCCAGACGCCGTTGGACCAGCTGCCGATCTCGCTGTTGCGCGTCAGCCACTGCTGCTGGGAGCCGTTGACGATGTCGCCGGCCTTCGAATCGGCGAGGTAGCCGCCGCTCGCGAATTGGGGACCGGCGGTGCAGTAGTCCATCAGCGAGAGGGTGCCGCCGGTGACGTCCACCCGGCGGAGGGAGACCGCCTGGGAGACGGCCCAGAAGTTGGCCGTGGCCCGGCAGCCGTCCTGACCGGCGCCGTTGACCTCGAGGGTCAGGTTGGAGAGCGTCCGCCAGAAGTTGTTGAGCGCTATGCAGTTGGCGGTGCCGTTGTCCTCCAGGCAGCGGTTGTAGACCTCGATCTTGCCGTTGATGGTCACATCGGAGGGTGATGCCCCGAGGCCGGCCACCTCGGTGTAGTAGCCGACCTTGAACTGCAGTGGTTCGGTGTCGGTGCCGTAGGTGCCGGGCAGGAACAGGAGTGCCTCCCGTTCGGTGCCCATCTCGTTGTCGATCTGCCGGGCGTTGACGGCGTCGACCGCTGCCTGGATCTCGCCGACCGGCATGCTCGGATCGAAGATCGTCACGTTGGGCCCGAAGTCCGGCCTGGCGGTCGGGGGAGTCTTCTTCGTGGCGACCGGCGTCGTTCCCGCCGGATCGAGCGGGGGAGCTGCGATGGCCGTGGCTCCTGCTCCGGTGGCCAGGAGCATCGTGGCTCCGAGCACTGCTGCCAGGCGGGTTCGCCCGGCCCTGGCTGTGGGGGGTGTCATGCTGAACGGTTCCTCTCCGTCGAGGTGGTCCTGCCGGTAATCGGCGATAACGCTGGTGAATCGTGTCACCAGGGAATGAGGGAATTACATCCCCGGAAGGAGACGAAGTCAAGGCACGTCGAAAGGAGCCGTGCATTGATGGACTGCCGTGCTGGTGCTAAAGCTTGGAGGAACACTGCCGGCGGAATTCGGCAGCCAGGCACCGCCCCCGACGCGAGGAGACACCATGGCAACGCCCGACGACGAAGAGCGCACCCTCAGCGAGTGGAGCCGGACCCTGACCCAGGCCCTGCAGATCCTCGACCTGGAGGTGGACCATCCGCGGATCGTCGAGCTGGCCGAGCGGTCCGCCCAGCTCGTGTCGCCCTCCGCCGGGGCCATCAGCGCCTTTCTCGTGGGCTATGCCGCCGGCACCGTGACCACGCGCAGCCGCGACGAGGCGAGTGCCGCGGTGGAGAAGGCGGCGAACACCGTGACGACCGTTCTTCGGAAGGACGAGGAGACCCGCGAGGAGGAGGGCTGGACGGGCAGCGCCCAGTAGCCTCGAGCGGTCAGGCCGGGACCGTGGTCCGGTCCCGGCCCGAGGCACGCGCGAGGGTCCACGCCAGCACGACGACGACCGGGACCGCTGCTGCCAGGCCGAGGCCCGCGTAGCCCAGCAGCACGAGCGCCGGTCCGGCGAGGGCGCCGCCCAGGGCGCCGGCGAGGTTCATGACGAGGTCCGACGACCCCTGCACCGGCGCGCGCTCGGTCACGTCGACGGCACCTGCGAGGAGTGCTGACGCCGAGACGACACAGGCGGACCAGCCCAGGCCGAGCAGCACCAGGCTTGCGGTCACCCACGCCTCGGAACCGGAGCCCTGCCATGCGGTCATCAGCGCTGCGAGCAGCAGTAGCTGGCCGCAGAGGATGCCTCGGGTGTGTCCGGCGCGGTCGGCGATCCAGCCGAAGACCGGTGAGAGAGCGTACATCCCGGCCACGTGGAGGCTGATGGTCAGCCCCACGACCGTCAGTCCGGCGCCGTGGTCGTGCAGGTGCACCGGCGTCATGGACATCAGGGAGACCATGGCGGCGTGGCTCACGGCGATGCTGACCACCGCATAGCGCGCGGCAGGATTCCGGGCGAGGACAGCTAACCCCCGCCGTCGCTCCGGGGGTGCGCTCCCCGTCGGGCGGTCGGCGGCCTGGCGCCGCAGCGCGGTCAGGAGCGGGTCCGGCCGCAGCCCCAGCGAGTAGACGGCGGCTGCTGCGGCCTGCGCCGCGGCGGAGAAGACGAAGCCCCCACTGAGCGGGGGGATGCCGAGGACGCCCGCCACGGCCTCGCCGGGTTCGAAGAGGTTCGGTCCGAGGACGGCTCCGATGGTCGTGGACCACACCACGACGGCGAGGCTGCGGCCGCGCGTCGCGTCGGTCGCCAGGTCGGTGGCGGCGAAGCGGGCCTGCAGTCCCGTGGCCGACCCGGATCCGAGGAGCACGAGTGCCACGAGCAGCAGCGGGAACAGCGAGAGCGACGCCGCCGTGATGGCGAGCAACGCGCCGGCGCCGGCGACGACGGCGCCCGTCGAGAGGGACACGCGGCGCCCCCTGCGCTGGGCGAGGGTGGCGAGGGGGACGGCTGCGGCGGCGGCACCGAGCGTGGCCATGGTGGCCGCCATCCCGGACCAGGCGCTGGAACCCGAGGTCTCTGCAGCGAGTAGCGCACCGAGGGACAGCGTCGCCCCGGCGCCCACGCCACCCAGGACCTGCGCGACGACGAGAACGCGGATGACGCGACGTTGCTCGTCGTGCTGCTGGTCCCGTTCCCGATCCATCCGGCCCGTCCCTCGTGGTCGCTGACCGGAGCAGTCTACTGGCGGGGAGCTGTCCCGTCGGGGGCTAGGCGTTCGAGGCCTCCGCCTCCTTCACGGGTACTCCTGTGCCGGCGACCGGGAAGCCGTCCGGTTCGGGGTCGGGCACCTGGGCGGTCGCTTCGGCGTCGTGCTTGGAAGGCGCCGTGTGCGTGCTCGGCTCGAACCGGACGATGATCTGCTTCGACGTGGGGGTGTTGCTGCCCTGCGCCACCTCGTCGAGGGGCACCAGGACGTTCGCCTCGGGATAGTACGACGCCGCGCAGCCGCGTGCGGTCGGGTACGAGACGACGCGGTAGGCGCGGAGCACGCGCTGCACGCCGTCGTCGTACACGCCGTGGATGTCCACGTTCTGGCCGTCCTTCAGGCCCAGTTCGGCGATGTCCTCGGGATTGATGAACACCACGTGCCGGCCCTTCTTGATGCCGCGGTAGCGGTCGTTGTTGCCGTAGATGGTGGTGTTCCACTGGTCGTGCGCGCACAGGGACTGCAGGATCAGCGTCCCCTCGGGGCGCTCGAGGTACTCGAGGTCGTTGACGGTGAGGACGGCCTTGCCCGTGGGCGTGTTGAACGTACGCGAGTCGCGCGGGCCGTTCGCGAGGATGAAGCCGCCGTCCTGCCGGATCTTGCGGTTGTAGTCCTCGCAGCCCTCGACCACGTGCGCGATGTGTTCGCGGATGAGGTCGTAGTCCTTCTCGAAGCCCTCCCAGTCGGCGTCGATCTTCCCGTCGATCGTGGCGCGTGCGAGCCGGCTGACGATGGCGGGCTCGGAGAGCAGGTTCTCCGAGACCGGCTCCACGCTGCCCCAGGAGGGGTGCACCGCGCACACGGTGTCCTCGACCGAGACGAACTGGACGCCCGTGGCCTGACGGTCGATCTCGGTGCGGCCCTTGCAGGGCAGAATCAGCGCCTCCTTGCCCGTCACGAGGTGCGAGCGGTTGAGCTTGATCGAGATCTGCACGGTCATGTCGGTGTTCTCGAACGCCTTCTCGGCCACCTGCGTGTCCGAGATGGCCGAGACCAGGTTCCCGCCGAGCGCCACGAGGACCTTCACCTTGCCGTCGCGCATGCGCTTGATCGACTCCACGGCGTCGGCGCCGTGCTCCCGTGGCGGTTCGAAGCCGAACTCCCTGCCGAGGGCGTCCATGAAGGTGGGCGGCATCTGCTCCCAGATGCCCATGGTGCGGTCGCCCTGCACGTTGCTGTGGCCGCGGATGGGGGAGGCGCCCGCGCCCGGCTTGCCCATGTTGCCGCGCAGCAGCAGGAGGTTGATCATCTCCTTAATGGTGGCGACACCCTTCTTCTGCTGGGTGATGCCCATGGCCCACGTGATGATCACCTTGTCGGCGGCGATGTACCGGGCGGCGAGCTCGTCGATCTCCTCCGTGCGCAGGCCCGTGGCTTCGAGGACGGTGGCCTCGTCGAGGGTCAGCAGGTACTCGCGCAGCTCGTCCAGGCCCTCGCAGTGCTCCTCGAGGAAGGCGTGGTCCAGGACCGTCCCGGGGTTCTTCGCCTCGGCCTCGAAGACGCGCTTGGACACGGCCTGCAGGAGGGCCATGTCGCCGCCGAGCCGGATCTGGAGGAACTGGTCCGCGATCTCGGTGCCCTTGCCGATGACGCCCCGGACCAGCTGCGGGTTCTTGTAGCGCTTGAGCGATGCCTCGGGAAGGGGATTGACGGCGACGATCTGCCCGCCGCTGCGCTTGCAGGCCTCCAGCTCGGTCAGCATGCGCGGGTGGTTGGTGCCCGGATTCTGCCCCATGACGATGATGAGGTCCGCGTCCGCGTAGTCGTCGAAGGTGACGGTCGCCTTGCCGATGCCGATGGTCTGGCCCATGGCCCAGCCGGAGGACTCATGGCACATGTTGGAGCAGTCGGGGAGGTTGTTGGTGCCGTAGCCGCGTGCGAACAGCTGGTACAGGAAGGCCGCTTCGTTCGAGGTGCGGCCGCTGGTGTAGAAGGCCGCCTCGTCGGGGGAGTCCAGGCTCTTCAGCTTGTTCCCGACGATCTCGAAGGCCTCGTCCCAGCTGACCGGCCGGTAGTGGTCCTCGCCGGCCGGTTTGTAGACGGGCTCGACGAGGCGTCCCTGCATACCGAGCCAGTAGTCGGAATGCGAGCGCAGGTCGCTGAGGGAGTGTTCGGACCAGAAGTCGGAGGAGATGACGACGGGCGTCGCCTCCCAGGTGACGGCCTTGGCACCGTTCTCGCAGAATTCGAAGGTCTTGCGCTTGTGCGGATCCGGCCAGGCGCAGCTCGGGCAGTCGAACCCGTCCTTGTGGTTCATCTTGAGGGTGGTCTTCAACGTGCGCTCCACGCCCATGTGCTCCAGCGCGGGCTTCATGGAGTGGTAGACGCCGGGGATGCCGGCCGCCCACTCCTTCGGCCGTTTCTCGACCCGGAGCTCGCTCTCGTCGACTTCTTCTACACGGGGTTCCTTGCGCGTCATGGCGAACGTCCTCTTCCGTGGCCCGGGACGGGCACTCCTCGACAGGTGGTCCGGCCTGCCCTTGTGTATCAGGACTAACAGGGCGTGAACCGGGACCGCAAGTGTCCGGTGCAGTCGGCCGGCCTCCTTGACGGGGCGTCGTCCGCGAATCCGGACGGGGTTGCGGGACGAGGAGGCCGCCCGGAGCACGGTAGGCGACGACGGCGGACGCACGGTCCACTTGTTGCAGGAACGGAAAGTAGGTTGAAGGCGACGGGCCGAGAGGTGTTTATTTAGTTGACCTAACGAAACGGCAGGCGTACAGTTACTTAGAGCAACGAAGTATATGAGGCCAGGAGTTCGAATGTCA encodes the following:
- a CDS encoding coagulation factor 5/8 type gives rise to the protein MLLATGAGATAIAAPPLDPAGTTPVATKKTPPTARPDFGPNVTIFDPSMPVGEIQAAVDAVNARQIDNEMGTEREALLFLPGTYGTDTEPLQFKVGYYTEVAGLGASPSDVTINGKIEVYNRCLEDNGTANCIALNNFWRTLSNLTLEVNGAGQDGCRATANFWAVSQAVSLRRVDVTGGTLSLMDYCTAGPQFASGGYLADSKAGDIVNGSQQQWLTRNSEIGSWSNGVWNQVFSGTEGAPSDEGFPTPPYTTVDRTPVSREKPYLFADNAGSYSVRVPAAQSNSRGISWKDGLTPGRTIPLSEFFVARPGDSVQAINNALARGKHLLLTPGVYDIAQTIAVKRADTVVLGLGHATLTAVDGATPLRVADVPGVVIAGVTIDGGTVNSPVLLQVGTKNGNNGAKHSDPANPTTLSDVYFRIGGPHVGKADVSLEINSDDVLIDHTWVWRADHGNEGSFGWDVSTGRNGVIVNGDDVTATGLFVEHYQEYNVIWNGENGRTVFFQNELPYDPPNQAAWQHDGVLGWAGFKVADDVKHHTLEGGGSYIFTNVDPTIHATRGFEVPDTPGVVLDHVLTVNLGAGTIDHVVNDTGAPVSNANTGTPSYVERYP
- a CDS encoding MFS transporter — encoded protein: MDRERDQQHDEQRRVIRVLVVAQVLGGVGAGATLSLGALLAAETSGSSAWSGMAATMATLGAAAAAVPLATLAQRRGRRVSLSTGAVVAGAGALLAITAASLSLFPLLLVALVLLGSGSATGLQARFAATDLATDATRGRSLAVVVWSTTIGAVLGPNLFEPGEAVAGVLGIPPLSGGFVFSAAAQAAAAAVYSLGLRPDPLLTALRRQAADRPTGSAPPERRRGLAVLARNPAARYAVVSIAVSHAAMVSLMSMTPVHLHDHGAGLTVVGLTISLHVAGMYALSPVFGWIADRAGHTRGILCGQLLLLAALMTAWQGSGSEAWVTASLVLLGLGWSACVVSASALLAGAVDVTERAPVQGSSDLVMNLAGALGGALAGPALVLLGYAGLGLAAAVPVVVVLAWTLARASGRDRTTVPA
- a CDS encoding formate dehydrogenase subunit alpha; the encoded protein is MTRKEPRVEEVDESELRVEKRPKEWAAGIPGVYHSMKPALEHMGVERTLKTTLKMNHKDGFDCPSCAWPDPHKRKTFEFCENGAKAVTWEATPVVISSDFWSEHSLSDLRSHSDYWLGMQGRLVEPVYKPAGEDHYRPVSWDEAFEIVGNKLKSLDSPDEAAFYTSGRTSNEAAFLYQLFARGYGTNNLPDCSNMCHESSGWAMGQTIGIGKATVTFDDYADADLIIVMGQNPGTNHPRMLTELEACKRSGGQIVAVNPLPEASLKRYKNPQLVRGVIGKGTEIADQFLQIRLGGDMALLQAVSKRVFEAEAKNPGTVLDHAFLEEHCEGLDELREYLLTLDEATVLEATGLRTEEIDELAARYIAADKVIITWAMGITQQKKGVATIKEMINLLLLRGNMGKPGAGASPIRGHSNVQGDRTMGIWEQMPPTFMDALGREFGFEPPREHGADAVESIKRMRDGKVKVLVALGGNLVSAISDTQVAEKAFENTDMTVQISIKLNRSHLVTGKEALILPCKGRTEIDRQATGVQFVSVEDTVCAVHPSWGSVEPVSENLLSEPAIVSRLARATIDGKIDADWEGFEKDYDLIREHIAHVVEGCEDYNRKIRQDGGFILANGPRDSRTFNTPTGKAVLTVNDLEYLERPEGTLILQSLCAHDQWNTTIYGNNDRYRGIKKGRHVVFINPEDIAELGLKDGQNVDIHGVYDDGVQRVLRAYRVVSYPTARGCAASYYPEANVLVPLDEVAQGSNTPTSKQIIVRFEPSTHTAPSKHDAEATAQVPDPEPDGFPVAGTGVPVKEAEASNA